A single region of the Gilliamella apis genome encodes:
- the cas3 gene encoding CRISPR-associated helicase Cas3' has protein sequence MLESFYKYWGKCQQGDQSDNYHLLAYHNLDVAACGYHIVKNNHFNSAELFEQIGFSSNETETAALWFAYFLAWHDIGKFANGFQQLFKHNNPHLVAPDPAKSYLTRHDSLGHWLWKNYLMQESEIQLEHYNYNIDQIYNIWLLIMTGHHGKPPILDAKGNLAFNSQDKQASLDYIKAINKLFIVDNRLAGYHTSFFDKKFRKILSKLSWLIVAITVISDWLGSNEQFFPFCSKSMELSEYWANYALANAEKSVATLPKRSSITPFNGIKNLFPFIEKPTPLQQQALSCQLTNIGPELFIMEDVTGAGKTEASMILAHRLMAAGKAHGIYIGMPTQATANGIYQRTAEVYGQLYQADSHPSLVLAHGASYMNPTFTQTIINLDNISQQKYLNNDNSASSECNEWFVDTRKKSLLAEVGVGTLDQALMAVMPFKHQSLRLLGLRHKLLILDEVHAYDSYMVKLLESLLHNHASQGGSAIILTATLPFFLREKLLNAFYSGLTSTPSSLTVNTDLPFPLFTQLNQKSLVEQAIETRDEVKRQVKIDWIDNINSGIEKIKSTIEQGKIICWIKNSVADAISLYQQIQQNLHLDTKQILLFHSRFAYCDRLAIEQKTIEWAGKTSNHTIRTGKVIIATQVIEQSLDLDFDEMISDTAPIDLLIQRAGRLQRHVRDKQGNIKPSTEQNRPIDDRNKPILTVFAPTWDDDPSEDWLDNPEFRNTKYVYVNHAYLWFTQRVLRERGVITMPEDARLLIEAVYRHDLEPPEGLQEAFYQALGQQLGQSSQAKSITLNFNKCYSREQFNGEWDKEIEVSTRLSKDNVDLYLAYQHEDKILPYSSSSEYAWEQSHLTISASKWARVKNDIPQLDQQHLEKLRQQIHRSNAIIVLIKLEKESSFYTKELGFYLN, from the coding sequence ATGCTTGAATCATTCTACAAATATTGGGGAAAATGCCAACAAGGCGATCAGTCAGATAATTATCACCTTTTAGCCTACCACAATTTAGATGTTGCAGCTTGTGGATATCATATAGTAAAAAACAATCATTTTAATTCTGCAGAGCTATTTGAGCAGATTGGTTTTTCATCAAATGAGACTGAAACAGCAGCCCTTTGGTTCGCCTATTTTCTAGCTTGGCATGATATTGGCAAATTCGCTAATGGATTTCAGCAATTATTCAAACACAATAATCCCCATCTCGTCGCCCCAGATCCTGCCAAAAGTTATTTAACTCGACATGATTCTCTTGGACACTGGTTATGGAAGAATTATTTAATGCAAGAATCAGAAATCCAATTAGAACATTACAATTATAATATTGACCAAATATATAATATTTGGTTATTAATCATGACCGGCCACCATGGCAAGCCGCCAATCTTAGATGCCAAAGGCAACTTAGCATTTAATTCACAAGATAAACAAGCATCTTTAGATTATATTAAAGCAATTAATAAGTTGTTTATCGTAGATAATCGGTTAGCTGGCTACCACACTAGTTTTTTTGATAAAAAATTTCGCAAAATTCTCAGCAAATTGAGCTGGTTAATCGTAGCCATAACCGTTATTAGCGATTGGTTAGGTTCCAATGAGCAATTTTTTCCTTTTTGTTCAAAATCAATGGAGTTATCAGAGTATTGGGCAAACTATGCACTCGCTAATGCTGAAAAATCCGTAGCAACTTTACCTAAAAGATCCTCCATTACTCCTTTTAATGGTATTAAAAACCTGTTTCCATTTATAGAAAAACCGACACCACTACAACAACAAGCACTATCCTGCCAATTAACCAATATTGGACCTGAATTATTTATTATGGAGGATGTCACCGGTGCCGGTAAAACCGAAGCATCCATGATTTTGGCACATCGATTAATGGCTGCCGGGAAAGCACACGGTATTTACATCGGTATGCCTACTCAAGCAACCGCTAATGGTATCTATCAACGAACGGCAGAGGTCTACGGCCAATTGTATCAAGCCGACAGCCATCCATCACTGGTTTTGGCTCATGGTGCAAGTTACATGAATCCGACTTTTACTCAAACAATAATTAATTTAGATAATATTAGTCAGCAAAAATATCTCAACAATGATAATTCAGCCAGTAGCGAGTGCAATGAATGGTTTGTCGATACTCGTAAAAAGTCATTACTGGCGGAAGTTGGGGTTGGTACGTTGGATCAAGCTTTGATGGCTGTAATGCCATTTAAACATCAATCTTTGCGATTATTAGGGTTGCGTCATAAATTACTTATTTTAGATGAAGTTCATGCTTATGATAGTTATATGGTAAAACTATTAGAATCATTATTGCATAATCATGCATCGCAAGGTGGCAGTGCAATTATTCTTACTGCGACTTTACCATTTTTTCTGCGCGAAAAATTGCTTAACGCCTTCTATAGTGGATTAACATCAACACCATCATCTTTAACAGTTAATACAGATTTACCTTTTCCTTTATTTACTCAACTAAATCAAAAAAGCTTAGTCGAACAAGCAATAGAAACAAGAGATGAAGTAAAGCGACAAGTTAAGATTGACTGGATTGATAATATCAATTCCGGTATAGAAAAAATAAAGAGTACAATTGAGCAAGGAAAAATTATTTGTTGGATAAAAAATAGTGTGGCTGATGCCATTAGTTTATATCAACAAATACAACAAAATTTGCATCTTGATACTAAGCAAATTTTGCTATTTCATAGTCGTTTTGCTTATTGTGACCGTTTGGCTATCGAGCAAAAAACTATCGAATGGGCGGGGAAAACTTCAAATCATACAATTCGTACAGGTAAGGTTATTATTGCTACTCAAGTCATTGAGCAATCATTAGATCTTGATTTTGACGAAATGATTAGTGACACTGCACCTATTGATCTATTGATTCAACGTGCAGGACGTTTACAAAGGCATGTACGCGATAAACAAGGCAATATCAAACCATCTACAGAGCAAAATCGTCCCATTGATGATCGTAACAAACCAATATTGACCGTTTTTGCACCAACGTGGGATGATGATCCAAGCGAAGATTGGCTAGATAATCCAGAATTTCGCAATACTAAATATGTTTACGTTAATCATGCCTATTTATGGTTTACCCAACGAGTTTTACGTGAAAGAGGTGTTATAACAATGCCTGAAGATGCGAGACTACTTATAGAAGCTGTTTATCGCCATGATCTTGAACCACCAGAAGGTTTACAAGAAGCTTTTTATCAAGCACTAGGACAACAACTTGGCCAAAGCTCACAAGCTAAAAGTATCACATTAAATTTTAATAAATGCTACAGCCGTGAACAATTCAATGGTGAATGGGATAAGGAAATTGAAGTTTCTACCCGTTTATCAAAGGATAATGTTGATCTTTATTTAGCATATCAACATGAAGATAAAATTCTGCCTTACTCAAGTAGTAGTGAGTATGCTTGGGAACAAAGTCATCTTACAATTAGTGCATCTAAATGGGCTAGGGTTAAAAATGACATTCCACAACTTGATCAACAACATCTAGAAAAATTAAGACAACAAATACATAGATCTAATGCAATAATTGTTTTAATTAAGTTAGAAAAAGAATCTTCCTTTTATACTAAAGAATTAGGTTTTTATCTTAATTAA